The nucleotide window TAGCGTGGAATCTTGAATCTGTCCCCCAGGCCGTAGATGAAGATGAATTTGTGACTCGTGAACGACTACCCTTTCAAAAGGCTGTTGAGATGGTCCATGCCGGAGAAATTAATGACGGTAAAACCGTGATCTGCTTATTAAGAGCCTGGGAATGGTGGCAGAATAATGCGCCGTTTTCCCTCACTTAATAATCCCCTCTTCCTTCGCCAAATCGTACATGCTCTCGTGTAGATTGTCATTATCAAGTTCACCCCGCATGCATAGCTCAGCGACCTCCAATCCATTCAACATTAATACACATCCCATTTCATTAAGAACTTGATCGAACTTCATGGGACTGGCTTTCCCCAGTCTTTTCACGTCAATTCCATCAGGACTTATTTTCTTGTTTACTAATACGTAGAACTGGTCGTCAGCTCCTTCTCCAAATGAAAATTCTTCTAATCCGGTGTCTTTCAGTTTAAGCATGTCGTTCTAAAAATTCTCTGGCTTTAATAATTTCTGTGATTTCATCGCTACCCCTATCCACAATACGAACCTGAAACAAGCTGATGATAGCCTGATCGTTTAGCGTGCTTATCACTTCTTCGATGGTATCACATTCTTCCGTTTCGCTTACAAGATCGTTGATCCCTTGCACAATATATCGGTATTGGGTTCCGTCTTTTTTCTTCTTCTTTGTGGTTTGGGTTGATGGCTCCTGGGGCTCATCAAAATATTCCCGGATGGCTTCTTCCGTCACATACCAACTCACTCCTAATTTCCGGCCTCGAATTCGCCCTTCTCGCAGGTAGGTTCGAAGCGTCATTTTTGAAATCCCAAGGAGTTCATGCAGATCATCTACCGAATACAGCGTTAAATCTCCTACTGTCTTAGACATTTAGCCTCTTAATTATCATTTTTTGATTACTTATTAACATCTATAAACTACAAATAATTTATTATTAGTTACTATTAGTTATACAAAGTAAATTAGATTTGGTCGAGGCACTACTTCCGCCGTATATTGGAAACAGTTACTCAAAAACCAAGCCCGACAGCTTAAAACTGGCCGGGATTTTTTATGCCTTTCTCTCACTGTTTACCCCCTGCCACAATCTATTTTCCTCCATGTTTTTTTGTTAACCATGGCTTCGGTAATTTAGGTCCATGATTCAAAAGTCTCTCTCACTTTTACTACTCATCACTATTTTCGCCTCTTGCTCTACAAGCCAGACGTATATCAATAAGGAAGATGGGAACCCACTTATCTTGACTCCGCCTCAAGAGAAAGACTTAATCTATCAGGTTTTTTTAATCGGTGATGCCGGTGCTCCCTCTTTAGATGTGCAGGAACCTACCCTCAAACTATTTCAGCAAAAACTGGATGATGCCGGAGAACGAAGCGCTGCTATATTTCTTGGCGATAATATTTACATGATCGGACTGCCTGATTCTACCCACCCACGCCGCGCCTTTTATGAACAAAGAATTATTGAGCAGCTCAAAACCGTGGAAAATTATAAAGGCAGAATTGTCTTTGTTCCCGGAAATCATGACTGGGATGATGGCGGCCCGGCAGGACTTGAAGCTGTAAATAGGCAAGAACAGTTTGTGGAATCTTATCTGAATCGGGGGAACACTTTTGTGCCCGATAATGGATTTCCCGGTCCCATCTCCATAAAGTTGCTTGATGACAACGATGACCCAAGGCTCCGTGAAGACATTCGCCTCATTGTTTTAGACACTCAGTGGTGGCTACACAAATACGACAAGCCTTATGGCGATACCGGCGAATACGAGCTTTTTGATGCCGGAGATGTGCTCATCCAGCTGGATGACATCCTCAAAAAACAGCGCAATGACAATCTTTTGATTGCCGCCCACCATCCACTTAGAACCAATGGAAACCATGGTGGATATTTACCTCCATCAACCCACTTGAAACCTCCTCTATTTGGAAGTTTATATGCACTTTATCGCAGAGTTTTTGGGTTTCCTCAGGATGTGCACCATCACCAATATGCCAAAATGGTGGATGCTCTCGAGAATTTGTTCGATGCTTATGAGCTGGAGGATTTGATTTACGCTTCCGGCCATGCGCACAGTTTACAATACCATCGTGAGGAAGGAACACGGATTAACCATCATTATTTGATTAGTGGCGCGGGGAGTAAAGAAAACTGGGTTGCTTCAGGCAGAGGTTCAGAATTTATCCACTCCGGCAATGGCTTTATGACCGTTCAGTATTACGCGGACGGTTCGGTGTGGATGGAAGCCTGGGCCCCCGAAAGTGATGGGTCAACCGGCAAGATGCTGTATCGAAATCAGCTAAAGCCTCCTTTTAACAACGCCTTTTCTGAAGAAGAATTCCTCGAAACTATTCCCGATTACGATTACACCGACAGCACCAATGTACTCGCTGCTAATCCTGATTATGATGATAAAAGCGCCTTCTTTGAATTTTTTATTGGCGAACATAACCGAAAGTATTGGTCGGTTAAAAATGAGTTTCCATTTTTTGATGTCACCGAAGTTGAAGGGGGATTAACTCCTGTCAGAACGGGCGGAAAGGGTCAGTCCACAACCATTCACCTTGAGCGAGAAGATGGGCGCGATTATGTGCTTCGATCTGTTGATAAAGAAGCCGGGCGTATTTGGGATGAAGAACTCCGAAAAACCATTGCTCTTGATTTAGCCCAGGATCAGTTTTCTATCATCAATCCTTACTCGGCCGTTATTATTCCAACACTTGCTGATGCAATCGGCACCTATCATACCAATCCAAAAATTTACTACGTCCCCAAAGATCCCCAGCTTGGACTTTATGCCGAGGATATTGGACGTCAGCTTGCCCTTTTTGAAGAGCGCCCAAATGGAGATATGAGTGATGTTGCGAGCGTCGGTTTTTCTGAGGAAGTCATAAGCAGTACCGAATTATTACGCGAGCTTGATAACGATATCGATCATCGCGTTGACCAAGAAGATTTTGCCCGAAACCGATTACTCGATATGCTGCTTGCCGACTGGGACCGCCACGAAGATCAGTGGCGGTGGGCTTCTTTTGAGCCCGAAGATGAGCAGGGTAAAATCTATAAACCTATTCCCCGTGATCGCGATATCGCTCTGATGAATATGACCGGAGTGATTCCGTCGCTGGCTAAAGTTTTAGGTCCTTTTAAGCAGTACCAAAATTTCTCCGAAGACTATGGAAACCTTAAGGGGTTGAATAACAATTCCCTTGCAATGACCCGCCGATTCACCAATCAGCTCACAAAAGAAGATTGGCTGGCTATCGCTCAAGAAATCGAAACAGCCCTTTCTGATGAGGTGATAGAAGAAGCGGTGTTGAATTATCCGGAGCCGGTTTTTCAAAAGTATGGTGAAGAAACCATCGCCATTCTTAAAACCCGAAGAAACCAGCTGCTTGAGGTTGCTAATGAATACTATGAGTTGATATCAGGAGTGGTATCTATTCCTGGAAGTAATAAGCGGGAACAGTTTGAACTTGAAGTATTGAGTGAAGATGAAGTCAGCGTAAAAGTGTTTAAGCTTTCCGGAAAAGGAAATCTGAGAGAACAATATTTCGAAAGAACCTTTACCAATGGTGAGACAGAAGAGCTTCGACTTTACGGAATGGGTGATGACGATATTTTCATCCTAAAAGGCTCTGCAGAAAATAACATGAAGATCAGAGTTGTTGGAGGTTCTGGTCAGGATGTTTACGACGACTCCACTCTCAAAAAAGGCTGGACGCGGCAGGTTGAAATTTATGACACTAAACGAGGCAATACCGTCACTGAAGGCTCGAATACCGATGTAAATCTTTACGATAAACCCGAAAATGTTCATTACGATTATAGCAAAGATTTTAAATGGAACACCGTTCTCGCCGGCTTCTATTTTGAATACAATGGCAATGACGGAATCTTTTTAGGAGGCGGACCAAATATCATTCGCAACGGATTTCGCAAACAACCAGCCTCCCGTCATTTTGCCCGGGCAAATGTAGCACCTCTTACCGGTGCTTCCAATGTTCGGTATGATGGAACCTGGTTTCAGGTTTTTCAAGAATGGGATGTTAAATTAGAATCTGAGTTCTTATTCCCCAAGAGTTATAAAAACTTCTTTGGCTTTGGGAATGAATCCTCTCTTCAGGGGCGGTCACTGAATTATTATCGGGCAAGACTTTATCAATTCAACATTGAACCGGGCTTTCTTCTCAAAAAGAACATTCTTGAACTCTATGCAGGCATCAAATTCAGAGGAACCAATGTTGAGAAAGACCCAAATAATATTGTTACCGACCCGATAGACGGGATCCCAAATGGAGAGCTGGATGAGCAGTATTTTGCCGGGGTTGTAACCTCCCTCCGCTTTGTTGATGTCGATAATGGCCTCAATCCAAGGCAGGGCTATCGTTTTCTTATTGAAAGTGATGCCAATCTTGGTGTGATCAGCACCGGCGAAGCTTTCACTCGCTTACAATCTGAGCTTGAGCTTTATTTATCACCACGACTGAACCCACAAATCACCTTTGCCAACCGAGTCGGCTCTGCACATAACATTGGTGATTATCCTTTCTATGAAGCCAACACCATTGGTGGAACAACCAACCTAAGAGGATACAATAGCCGAAGATTTGCCGGACGAACCAGTTTGTACAACAACACTGAATTACGACTCGAACTCTTTGACTTCTACAACTATCTGCTTGGAGGAAAAGTAGGATTGAGTGGCTTTTTCGATGTTGGACGTGTTTGGTTTGATGAGGAAAACTCTGACGTCTGGCATACCGGTTATGGGGGAGGAATTTGGTTTAATGTATTTGAATCTTTTTTACTGAATTCCAGTATTGGTCTGTCAGAAGAGGGAACCCTATTCTCAATAAAAGCAGGATTTTTATTCTGATGCGAATCAGGCATGATTATTGATTATATTTCTACTCGATTCCGCCTTTAATTTCTAAAGCACTACGCCATAAAAATGGCTCAAAAAAACAACATACGCCTGCTTGCAGCTATCATGTTTGCAGACATTGTCGGCTACACTAAAATGATGCAGGATGACGAGGAAAACGCAAAGAACTTGCGCGATCGTCAGCGAAAGGTCATAGAAGAGAACTTGCTTAAATACCATGGACAGGTAATGCAGTACTATGGCGATGGCACACTCATAATGTTTGGCAGTGCTTTGGATGCTGTAAACTGTGCCAAAGAAATTCAGATGGAGTTACAACAAGCGCCCGAAATTCCTGTCCGCATTGGCATTCATATTGGAGATGTAGTTTATGATGATGAAGGCATCTACGGAGATGCCGTGAATATAGCCGCTCGGGTTCAAAGCTTAGGAATTCCGGGTTCCGTTATGGTTTCCGGGAAAGTATTTGATGAAATAAAAAACCACCCCGGCATTCGGGTCGAATCATTTGGGGAACATGAGCTCAAAAATATTTACATCCCTATAGGCATTTATGCTTTAGCGGATAAAGGCCTCAATGTCCCTCTGCAAAGTTATATTGAAGATCTTACCGGCAGTTCACAGAAAAGTATCGCGGTTCTTCCGTTTTCTAATTTCAGTTCTGAAATTGATAACGAGTATTTCAGTGATGGGATCACAGAAGAGATTATCAATACTTTAGCCCGGATTAAAGATATCCAGGTGGCTTCTCGTACTTCCGTTTTTGCTTATAAAAAAGTAACTAAAGACATCCGCGATATTGGCAAGGAACTAAACGTTGCCACCATTTTGGAAGGAAGTGTTCGAAAAGCCGGAAATAAAATCAGAGTAACAGCCCAGCTTATTAACACCGATGATGGTTTTCACATTTGGAGTGAAAACTTCGATGGGGAGATGAAGGATATCTTTGCCGTTCAGGACGAAATAGCCCGCAAAATTGTAGCTAAGCTAGAAGATAGCTTTAGTCTCCAAGATCAAAATAAGCTTTACGAATCGGAAACCACCAGCGTTGAAGCTTACAATTATTATCTGCAGGGACTTTACCACTGGAATAAGCGTTCGCCCGAGTCTATTAATAAGGCTATCATCCTTTTTGAAAAAGCCATTTCCGAATGCAGCACCTATACCAATGCGTATTCATATCTGGCAAACTGCTATACCTATTTGGGTACTATTGGCCACATGAACAGCAAAAAAGCTTTTTCCAAAGCTGAAAAAAATGCACTTAAAGCTATTGAGATTAATAATTCCAGAGCTGATTCTTACATAGCTCTTGGCTATGTGAACCTCTTTTTTAAGTGGGATTTCTATACCGCTGAATCTAATTTCAGGAAAGCCATAACCATGGAGCCCGACAACGCAGAGGCCCGGCAAGCTCTTTCCTTTTACAACCGGATTATCGGTCGCTATGATAAAATGCTCCAGCAAGCAGAAGCCGCTGTCAAAATTGACCCTCTTTCTCTCCCCGCACTTTTAGAATTGGGGCGCTCTCATTGGGTGGCCGGAAATTATGACAGGGCCATTAATAGTTTTAATGAGGCTCTTGAGCTGGATCCTATGTTCAGAGCTGCCCTCGA belongs to Balneola sp. and includes:
- a CDS encoding guanylate cyclase, producing MAQKNNIRLLAAIMFADIVGYTKMMQDDEENAKNLRDRQRKVIEENLLKYHGQVMQYYGDGTLIMFGSALDAVNCAKEIQMELQQAPEIPVRIGIHIGDVVYDDEGIYGDAVNIAARVQSLGIPGSVMVSGKVFDEIKNHPGIRVESFGEHELKNIYIPIGIYALADKGLNVPLQSYIEDLTGSSQKSIAVLPFSNFSSEIDNEYFSDGITEEIINTLARIKDIQVASRTSVFAYKKVTKDIRDIGKELNVATILEGSVRKAGNKIRVTAQLINTDDGFHIWSENFDGEMKDIFAVQDEIARKIVAKLEDSFSLQDQNKLYESETTSVEAYNYYLQGLYHWNKRSPESINKAIILFEKAISECSTYTNAYSYLANCYTYLGTIGHMNSKKAFSKAEKNALKAIEINNSRADSYIALGYVNLFFKWDFYTAESNFRKAITMEPDNAEARQALSFYNRIIGRYDKMLQQAEAAVKIDPLSLPALLELGRSHWVAGNYDRAINSFNEALELDPMFRAALEGRALVYISQKKYDKALRAAKKYIDLIDSKYKGGSQLACIYALMGDKVQAEEQIELIKKREKDQPHQNLTLDYAMVYAALGKTDKAFKYLEKAVDMRLGSILLIKTLPVIKDLIDDPRFEDLLEKIGLPAESKSNLAAHLH
- a CDS encoding DNA-binding protein, encoding MSKTVGDLTLYSVDDLHELLGISKMTLRTYLREGRIRGRKLGVSWYVTEEAIREYFDEPQEPSTQTTKKKKKDGTQYRYIVQGINDLVSETEECDTIEEVISTLNDQAIISLFQVRIVDRGSDEITEIIKAREFLERHA